One region of Rubripirellula tenax genomic DNA includes:
- the lnt gene encoding apolipoprotein N-acyltransferase, with amino-acid sequence MDEEKPNSAPPKRIAQIAMISAVMLWVTGPPLGWWPVAFVAVIPWLFLIATDTPLDRRGYLAIWLTSTVYWLVTLQGLRHAHPAMYLCWILLAAYLAVYHVAFVGICRRAVARRIPLYVAAPIVWVATELIRNYFLTGISAAMLGHALVGVPMMIQIADLFGSYGIGMVLMCCNVATFLQFRRYRGNADRRSMLIATSIASLALIATCGYGYWRLSQPLGEPLATIALLQRDEEVVYEQSGERQEEIFRNYARQAIEAVGESDKPIDLVVWPESMFTGSATWMTAPPNAPVPKEASMTPAEFQAGIVEHQQYFNQRSRSIQQMMIAAKPGRKPPEFLAGCGVIRYDDPIELYSGVVHVGADGDLADWYGKTHLVLVGENIPWISQLPVIGSWIPHLNVGEGGKRMHIAGIDVSPNICIETAVERVTVNQMRALSRTGAVPDVVVTVTNDGWFDDSSIIEHHLRCAQMVAVGIRRPIVSAANNGPTAQINSNGNVVARLATGVNETLIATPRADARDTVYVKIGDIPAWCCVIVTAFFIKRRKVVS; translated from the coding sequence ATGGACGAAGAAAAACCAAATTCCGCGCCGCCCAAACGAATCGCCCAAATCGCGATGATTTCCGCCGTTATGCTTTGGGTGACGGGGCCGCCGCTGGGTTGGTGGCCAGTCGCCTTCGTCGCCGTGATCCCCTGGTTGTTCTTGATCGCGACGGATACTCCGTTGGATCGTCGTGGTTACCTCGCCATCTGGCTGACCTCGACGGTCTATTGGTTGGTCACGCTCCAAGGACTCCGTCATGCCCACCCGGCGATGTATCTCTGCTGGATCCTCTTGGCCGCCTACTTAGCCGTTTACCATGTTGCGTTCGTCGGCATTTGTCGTCGCGCAGTTGCTCGTCGGATACCGCTCTACGTCGCCGCTCCGATCGTATGGGTCGCGACCGAGTTGATTCGCAACTACTTCCTCACCGGGATCTCCGCCGCCATGCTCGGTCATGCTTTGGTTGGCGTGCCCATGATGATTCAAATCGCCGACCTGTTCGGGTCCTACGGCATCGGGATGGTGTTGATGTGTTGCAACGTCGCGACGTTCCTGCAGTTCCGGCGGTACCGGGGCAACGCCGATCGCCGGTCGATGCTGATCGCGACATCGATTGCCTCGTTAGCTCTGATCGCAACGTGCGGATACGGGTACTGGCGACTCTCGCAACCGCTCGGTGAACCACTCGCGACGATCGCGTTACTTCAGCGTGACGAAGAAGTCGTCTACGAACAAAGCGGCGAACGCCAAGAAGAGATCTTTCGAAACTATGCCCGGCAAGCTATCGAAGCCGTCGGCGAATCGGACAAACCGATCGATCTGGTCGTTTGGCCCGAATCGATGTTTACCGGTTCAGCAACATGGATGACCGCGCCGCCCAACGCGCCGGTTCCCAAAGAAGCTTCCATGACGCCAGCGGAATTCCAAGCCGGAATCGTCGAACACCAACAGTATTTCAACCAACGGTCGCGTTCGATTCAGCAAATGATGATCGCCGCCAAACCCGGCCGAAAACCTCCCGAGTTCCTGGCCGGCTGCGGAGTCATCCGTTACGACGATCCTATCGAACTGTATAGCGGGGTGGTTCATGTCGGCGCCGATGGAGATCTGGCGGACTGGTATGGGAAAACCCACTTGGTTCTCGTCGGCGAAAACATTCCATGGATCAGCCAGTTGCCGGTGATCGGATCCTGGATTCCCCACTTGAACGTCGGCGAAGGTGGCAAGCGAATGCATATCGCTGGCATCGATGTCTCGCCAAACATTTGCATTGAAACCGCCGTCGAACGAGTCACCGTCAATCAAATGCGCGCCCTGTCGCGTACCGGCGCCGTGCCCGATGTCGTCGTCACAGTCACCAACGACGGATGGTTCGATGACTCGTCCATCATCGAACACCATCTTCGCTGTGCACAAATGGTCGCCGTCGGAATTCGCCGGCCCATCGTCTCGGCCGCCAACAATGGGCCGACCGCGCAAATCAACTCCAACGGCAATGTCGTCGCGCGGCTGGCGACGGGAGTCAACGAAACACTGATTGCGACTCCGAGAGCGGATGCTCGAGACACCGTCTACGTCAAAATCGGTGACATCCCCGCCTGGTGCTGTGTTATCGTCACCGCATTCTTCATCAAGCGGCGAAAAGTCGTTTCGTGA
- a CDS encoding serine/threonine-protein kinase: protein MPPDEYLGPYKLGELIGRGGMGVVYAGQHIKSGERVAVKLIAAHVSDDQRFRRRFAAEIRALKMLRHKGIVRIIGEGEDNQGRLFYSMELISGETLQALIRRLKKLPVPMVLDLSVQIASALKHAHDIGVTHRDLKPANLILTDDGTIKLVDFGIPKVFGDSSEQTQSGSVLGTPDYMAPEQAVGGPITPRTDLYSLGSVMYAMLLGRAPFKGRSSTEVIDALMRDRPIPLDLVNSALPEELTAIVHQMLEKKPEDRPPTALSVMKRLKLIQSTFARDATLSSDSALTDAGKKSATSDTNIVDPVTHGSGDVAKAAAKRDSVSTAPQDPRSDSGRSDPTSSDVAADQSTRMAGETNHDRSSPVARTVVSRGGNTVRAEASDSSDTSATAPGGSESETRARFTTVGNLGTEHTTATDAKSSSQSLLHGSLLVVMVVVLLAIGYTFYRSIQPPTPEKLYASILSSGDLAKMNAFIRQYPNDGRIEEVRDLANEATLSATLNRLRVQAKIGLVEMGPAEEGFMVAMKNRKTEPIETAERIEHWINAFENSIADDSESLGELLQLARHEQRVLRRRSPMIVMDPRTSKLIEDIRAAAEFLDADEAKKKLNGIVETFANEQWAKPAVDEARRRLELLK from the coding sequence ATGCCGCCTGACGAATACCTAGGCCCATACAAGCTCGGCGAATTGATCGGTCGCGGGGGTATGGGCGTTGTCTACGCAGGACAGCACATCAAGAGCGGCGAGCGAGTTGCGGTGAAGTTGATCGCGGCTCACGTGTCGGATGATCAGCGTTTTCGGCGTCGATTCGCGGCCGAGATTCGGGCTTTGAAGATGCTGCGGCACAAGGGCATCGTTCGTATCATCGGCGAGGGCGAGGACAACCAGGGTCGGTTGTTCTATTCGATGGAGTTGATTTCGGGCGAAACGCTGCAGGCGTTGATACGGCGGCTCAAGAAACTGCCGGTCCCGATGGTTCTTGACCTTTCGGTCCAGATCGCATCCGCATTGAAGCACGCACACGATATCGGCGTGACGCATCGTGATTTGAAACCTGCCAATTTGATTTTGACCGACGACGGCACCATCAAGCTGGTCGACTTCGGCATCCCGAAGGTGTTTGGTGACAGCAGCGAACAGACTCAATCGGGGTCCGTGCTGGGTACGCCCGATTACATGGCGCCCGAACAGGCCGTTGGTGGACCGATCACTCCGCGGACCGATCTGTATTCGCTTGGCAGTGTCATGTACGCGATGTTGCTGGGACGTGCGCCGTTCAAGGGACGATCATCAACGGAGGTGATAGACGCGTTGATGCGAGACCGTCCGATCCCGTTGGATTTGGTCAACTCGGCTTTGCCCGAAGAGTTGACCGCGATCGTGCACCAGATGTTGGAAAAGAAGCCCGAGGATCGTCCACCGACGGCATTGTCGGTGATGAAACGGTTGAAGTTGATCCAATCAACGTTTGCGCGGGACGCGACTCTTTCATCCGATTCGGCTCTGACCGACGCGGGTAAGAAATCGGCAACATCGGATACCAATATTGTCGACCCGGTCACCCATGGTTCGGGCGACGTCGCCAAGGCAGCCGCAAAACGCGACTCCGTCAGCACCGCGCCACAAGACCCGCGCAGTGACTCCGGTAGATCCGATCCGACCAGCAGCGATGTGGCGGCGGACCAGTCGACGCGGATGGCGGGTGAAACCAACCACGACCGTTCGTCGCCGGTCGCGCGAACGGTCGTCTCACGCGGCGGCAACACCGTTCGCGCGGAGGCTTCAGATTCGTCTGACACGTCCGCGACGGCACCAGGCGGTTCAGAATCCGAAACGAGAGCACGGTTTACCACCGTGGGCAACCTTGGCACCGAACACACCACAGCGACGGACGCAAAGAGCTCTTCACAATCGCTTTTGCATGGATCGCTTCTCGTCGTGATGGTCGTGGTCCTGCTTGCGATCGGATACACGTTTTACCGGTCGATCCAACCGCCTACGCCAGAAAAACTGTATGCGTCGATCCTATCGTCGGGCGATCTGGCGAAGATGAACGCGTTCATACGACAGTATCCTAACGACGGTCGGATCGAAGAAGTTCGCGACCTTGCCAACGAAGCGACGTTGTCGGCAACATTGAATCGACTACGGGTGCAGGCAAAAATCGGTTTGGTTGAAATGGGACCGGCCGAAGAGGGTTTCATGGTGGCGATGAAGAATCGAAAAACTGAACCGATCGAGACCGCAGAGCGGATCGAACATTGGATCAACGCGTTTGAGAACTCCATTGCCGATGATAGCGAAAGTCTCGGCGAGCTACTTCAACTCGCTCGGCACGAACAGAGAGTCTTGCGACGTCGATCGCCAATGATTGTGATGGATCCGCGAACCAGCAAACTGATCGAAGACATCCGTGCGGCGGCCGAATTCCTTGATGCTGATGAAGCGAAAAAGAAGCTCAACGGCATCGTTGAAACATTCGCAAACGAGCAGTGGGCTAAACCGGCAGTGGACGAAGCCCGTCGGCGTCTTGAATTGTTGAAATAG
- a CDS encoding heavy metal translocating P-type ATPase, giving the protein MDSIQITAVDPVCGMTVNPADSRHSDHGGKSFFFCCEGCQRKFEADPVNVLSAFAAKKQAGTTGSQADGAHSCCGGSATKTNGNRLAPADASAIYTCPMHPEIEQIGPGDCPICGMDLEPAVVTLSSDADDEQYADMKRRFWTGVALSVPLLVIAMGPMAGLRIGDFMSSSVAGWIQFALATPVVFWCGWPLLVRGAKSFRTMNLNMFSLIAVGSLAAYAFSLVVVLVPGVIPKAFFDHGVPPLYFEAAAVIITLVLLGQVLELRARQQTGSAIRELMKLAPETAHRIVGDGGEVVPLDAVQKGDRLRVRPGEKVPVDGRVLSGASSVDESMLTGEPMPVTKVEGDEVTGGTLNQTGALVMEAVGVGGDTVLNRIVQMVADAQRSRAPIQKLVDVVARYFVPVVIACSILAFIGWAMFGPEPRLAHAFVAAVAVLIIACPCALGLATPMSVMVGVGRGASEGVLIKNAEVLELMQNVDTIVVDKTGTLTQGRPEVTRVKTFGDWNEADVIKLCAAVETQSEHPLAQAIVRRAKSDGLEVVEASRFNSITGGGVHADVGQNKVLIGNADLLNGQKIEGVDGGQEFAASHQAEGATVVFVAIDKTLAAVLAITDPIKDSTPVALKSLHELGFKIVMLTGDAQPTANAVATKLGIDEFHAGVSPADKHDFIRKLKKKGKTVAMCGDGINDAPALAEANVGIAMGTGTGVAIESAGITLVGGDLRGVAAAAHLSRKTMSNIRQNLFFAFVYNALGIPIAAGLLYPVFGVLLSPMVAAAAMSLSSVSVIANALRLRAAKLT; this is encoded by the coding sequence ATGGACTCGATACAAATCACCGCCGTTGATCCGGTCTGTGGAATGACAGTCAATCCGGCGGATTCGCGCCACAGCGACCACGGTGGGAAGTCGTTCTTCTTTTGCTGTGAGGGCTGCCAGCGAAAATTCGAAGCCGATCCCGTGAACGTTCTTTCGGCCTTCGCCGCCAAGAAACAAGCGGGAACAACGGGCAGCCAAGCAGACGGGGCTCATTCTTGCTGCGGCGGATCCGCGACCAAGACAAACGGAAATAGGTTGGCCCCCGCTGACGCGTCCGCGATCTACACCTGTCCGATGCATCCGGAAATCGAACAGATCGGACCCGGCGATTGTCCGATCTGCGGGATGGACTTGGAACCAGCCGTCGTCACATTGTCTAGCGACGCCGATGACGAACAGTATGCCGACATGAAGCGGCGTTTTTGGACGGGTGTCGCCTTGTCGGTGCCGCTATTGGTAATCGCGATGGGGCCGATGGCCGGATTGCGGATCGGCGATTTCATGTCGAGCAGCGTTGCGGGTTGGATTCAATTCGCGCTAGCGACCCCAGTTGTGTTTTGGTGCGGATGGCCACTGTTGGTTCGCGGCGCGAAGTCGTTTCGAACGATGAATTTAAATATGTTCTCGCTGATCGCGGTGGGATCGCTGGCCGCGTACGCGTTCAGTCTGGTGGTCGTGCTTGTGCCCGGCGTGATCCCGAAGGCGTTCTTCGACCATGGCGTGCCGCCGCTGTATTTCGAAGCCGCCGCGGTGATCATCACGCTGGTGTTGCTAGGGCAAGTGTTGGAATTGCGAGCACGACAACAGACCGGTAGCGCGATTCGCGAACTCATGAAGCTGGCACCCGAAACCGCCCACCGAATTGTCGGCGATGGCGGAGAAGTCGTCCCGTTGGATGCCGTCCAAAAGGGCGATCGATTGAGAGTTCGTCCGGGCGAAAAGGTCCCCGTCGATGGAAGAGTTCTCAGCGGGGCCAGCAGCGTCGACGAGTCGATGTTGACCGGCGAACCGATGCCGGTGACCAAGGTCGAAGGTGACGAAGTCACCGGTGGGACGCTCAACCAGACGGGCGCATTGGTGATGGAAGCTGTCGGTGTCGGCGGCGATACCGTTTTGAACCGCATCGTCCAAATGGTCGCCGATGCGCAGCGCAGCCGCGCGCCGATCCAAAAACTGGTCGACGTCGTCGCTCGTTACTTTGTGCCCGTCGTGATCGCGTGCTCGATCCTGGCGTTCATCGGGTGGGCGATGTTCGGTCCCGAGCCACGACTTGCGCACGCGTTCGTGGCGGCCGTTGCGGTGTTGATCATCGCGTGCCCGTGCGCACTGGGGTTGGCAACGCCGATGTCGGTGATGGTGGGTGTCGGTCGCGGCGCATCCGAAGGTGTGCTGATCAAAAATGCCGAAGTACTGGAACTCATGCAGAATGTCGACACCATCGTCGTTGACAAAACCGGGACGCTGACACAAGGGCGTCCCGAGGTGACCCGCGTCAAGACGTTTGGCGATTGGAACGAAGCAGACGTAATAAAACTGTGCGCGGCCGTCGAAACTCAGAGCGAACACCCGTTGGCCCAAGCCATTGTTCGCCGTGCGAAATCCGATGGCTTGGAAGTCGTTGAAGCATCGCGATTCAACAGCATCACCGGCGGCGGCGTACATGCTGATGTCGGCCAAAACAAAGTGCTGATCGGCAACGCGGACTTGCTAAACGGACAGAAAATCGAGGGCGTGGATGGGGGACAAGAGTTCGCGGCATCGCATCAGGCCGAAGGCGCGACGGTCGTGTTCGTGGCGATCGACAAAACGCTGGCGGCGGTTCTAGCGATCACGGACCCCATCAAGGACAGCACGCCAGTTGCGTTGAAGTCGCTGCATGAACTCGGTTTTAAGATCGTGATGTTAACCGGCGACGCCCAGCCGACTGCAAACGCCGTGGCGACGAAGTTGGGCATCGACGAATTTCATGCCGGCGTTTCACCTGCCGACAAGCATGACTTCATTCGCAAGCTCAAAAAGAAAGGCAAAACCGTTGCGATGTGCGGCGACGGGATCAACGACGCGCCCGCACTTGCCGAAGCCAATGTCGGCATCGCGATGGGAACGGGTACGGGGGTCGCGATCGAATCGGCGGGAATCACCCTGGTTGGCGGCGATCTGCGCGGTGTTGCGGCGGCCGCCCACTTGAGTCGCAAGACAATGAGCAACATTCGCCAGAATCTGTTCTTTGCCTTCGTCTACAACGCACTGGGAATTCCCATCGCTGCGGGTCTGCTGTATCCCGTCTTCGGCGTGCTGCTAAGCCCGATGGTTGCAGCTGCGGCGATGAGTCTCAGCAGCGTTTCCGTGATCGCCAATGCACTGCGGCTACGTGCGGCGAAGTTGACCTAA
- the ltrA gene encoding group II intron reverse transcriptase/maturase has translation MTSKKPNASRHTGAAHKPQPSPSTSAAIEKPALDSQHQTSLVEEAVDDLNMEMAWAKVKANCGAPGPDGITVEDFADWFTPRWQQIKTQLLEGTYRPAPVRRKSIPKPDGGERHLGIPNVVDRLVQQAIAQVLTPIFDPEFSESSFGYRPYRDGHGAVKQIQTIIRSGYHWCVDMDLSKFFDTVQHDVLMARVSRKVHDKQLLKLIGKFLRGGVMVLGCFQPSKEGTMQGGPLSPLLANILLDDLDKELEQRGLPFVRYADDFIIFVKSEAAAHRVFGSVERYLQHTLKLIVNREKSYVRRADGVEFVGYEFRGYGGKICVSEKKLRHFKRRASELLARKGGRSMVRRMAEFTQYARGWIGYFALEQRKSVFTSLDKWLRRRVRACYWKSWRLPRTRIRKLKALGISHEDAYMFGASHKAVWRLSMTSGVQRALSNDWLKANGLFSLEERWSELAPLRRTA, from the coding sequence ATGACCTCAAAGAAACCGAACGCATCGCGTCACACAGGCGCCGCGCACAAACCTCAGCCGAGCCCTTCGACTTCGGCGGCCATCGAGAAGCCAGCCTTGGACTCACAACATCAAACCTCTTTGGTGGAAGAAGCTGTCGACGATCTCAACATGGAAATGGCCTGGGCCAAAGTCAAAGCCAACTGCGGAGCCCCTGGCCCCGACGGTATTACGGTCGAAGACTTTGCCGATTGGTTCACCCCTCGTTGGCAACAGATCAAAACACAACTTCTCGAAGGGACTTACCGCCCGGCCCCGGTCAGGCGGAAGTCCATTCCTAAACCCGATGGCGGCGAGCGACACCTCGGCATTCCAAACGTGGTCGATCGTCTCGTCCAACAAGCCATCGCACAAGTCCTGACACCGATCTTTGATCCGGAGTTCTCTGAATCGAGTTTCGGTTACCGGCCCTATCGAGACGGCCACGGAGCAGTGAAGCAAATCCAAACGATCATCCGCAGTGGTTACCACTGGTGTGTCGATATGGACCTGTCGAAATTCTTCGACACGGTTCAGCACGACGTGCTGATGGCTCGCGTGAGCCGCAAGGTTCACGACAAGCAACTGTTGAAATTGATTGGCAAGTTTCTACGCGGCGGCGTGATGGTGCTGGGTTGTTTCCAACCAAGCAAGGAAGGAACGATGCAAGGCGGACCACTTTCACCACTGCTTGCGAACATCCTGCTGGATGATCTGGACAAGGAACTGGAGCAACGTGGCTTGCCATTCGTCCGCTACGCGGATGACTTCATCATCTTTGTGAAGTCCGAAGCAGCCGCTCACCGAGTCTTCGGATCGGTCGAGCGGTACTTGCAGCATACACTCAAACTGATCGTCAACCGCGAGAAAAGCTACGTCCGCCGAGCGGACGGAGTGGAGTTCGTGGGCTACGAGTTCCGTGGCTATGGCGGCAAGATTTGTGTGAGTGAAAAGAAGCTTCGCCACTTCAAGCGGCGAGCCAGCGAATTACTTGCCCGCAAGGGTGGTCGTTCGATGGTACGCCGAATGGCGGAGTTCACTCAGTACGCACGAGGTTGGATCGGCTACTTCGCATTGGAGCAGCGAAAGAGTGTTTTCACGAGCTTGGACAAATGGCTTCGTCGCCGCGTCCGAGCTTGTTACTGGAAGTCTTGGCGCTTACCACGCACCCGGATCCGAAAGTTGAAAGCACTCGGCATTTCGCACGAAGATGCGTACATGTTCGGCGCAAGTCACAAAGCCGTCTGGCGTCTTTCAATGACGTCGGGTGTGCAACGTGCCTTGTCAAACGACTGGCTGAAAGCCAACGGACTGTTTAGCCTCGAGGAAAGATGGAGCGAGCTTGCTCCGCTAAGACGAACCGCCTAG
- the tnpC gene encoding IS66 family transposase has protein sequence MNFDFYPRRNDPCPNVGHCPHAGGAAIATLVQLSNDNGQFQDYLHGTIDAERKRNIRLFQENEKLKAELEQVKLELKLERQNKFATNKQKQAEAETSISPPAKPPTNKRGAPVGHPGWFRPTATEYDWEVNVPAPRRCPVCLGPVDGLPSADPTEHLQEDIIDGVYRVVLYRHAACHCRQCDRRVEQAGKDEILLSRIGPFLRSKAIYLRNVIGISYRKVPRVIDELFKVTFTPAALLGFEEKMAEKSKPVVDDIAKKLGSSDGAVHADETYWTLDGDRAYFWVHADEAYVHFQFDTTRAGKVSRDVLGPHFTGTLVTDCYSGYAAHTTDKKQKCLAHLARTARDWQKLTKEGTLDFAFFKDVREFVKRACAFHRQRAAGSLNTDEQRAAEYRLRERLKYLSTMEVSHEKAVTLQGRINRHFTEWLIFVDDRRVPPTNNLAERALRPLVVLRKITFGHRSEAGANRMAKLMSVAETARRQGHRASDIYFELLTRPPDAVLTRLYAKPHA, from the coding sequence ATGAACTTCGATTTTTACCCACGCAGAAACGATCCTTGCCCCAACGTCGGACACTGTCCACACGCTGGCGGTGCGGCGATCGCTACGTTGGTTCAATTAAGCAATGACAACGGGCAGTTCCAAGACTATTTGCACGGCACCATCGACGCCGAGCGAAAACGCAACATTCGGTTGTTCCAAGAAAACGAAAAGCTGAAAGCCGAGTTGGAGCAAGTCAAACTCGAACTCAAATTGGAGCGGCAAAACAAGTTCGCCACCAACAAGCAAAAGCAAGCCGAAGCGGAAACTTCAATCTCACCGCCTGCCAAACCACCGACAAACAAACGCGGCGCGCCCGTCGGGCACCCTGGTTGGTTTCGTCCCACCGCCACCGAGTACGATTGGGAGGTCAATGTCCCTGCTCCGCGTCGGTGCCCAGTCTGTCTGGGGCCGGTTGATGGATTACCCTCCGCCGATCCAACGGAGCATCTGCAAGAAGACATCATTGACGGCGTCTATCGCGTCGTGCTGTATCGGCACGCCGCGTGTCACTGCCGACAGTGCGATCGACGTGTCGAGCAGGCGGGCAAAGACGAAATCTTGCTCAGCCGCATCGGTCCCTTCTTGCGAAGCAAGGCCATCTATCTTCGCAACGTCATCGGGATCAGTTACCGAAAAGTTCCGAGGGTGATTGATGAATTATTCAAGGTCACCTTTACACCGGCGGCGTTGCTTGGATTTGAGGAAAAGATGGCGGAGAAATCCAAGCCTGTGGTCGACGATATTGCCAAGAAACTTGGCAGTAGCGACGGGGCCGTTCACGCTGACGAAACCTACTGGACCCTTGATGGCGACCGAGCCTACTTCTGGGTTCATGCCGATGAAGCGTACGTTCATTTTCAGTTCGACACGACGCGGGCGGGCAAGGTCTCACGAGACGTTCTGGGGCCTCATTTTACGGGCACTTTGGTCACCGATTGCTACAGCGGTTACGCCGCTCATACGACCGACAAGAAACAAAAGTGTCTTGCCCACTTAGCTCGCACGGCCAGAGACTGGCAGAAGTTGACCAAAGAAGGAACGCTTGATTTTGCATTCTTCAAAGACGTTCGTGAGTTCGTTAAACGTGCTTGTGCTTTTCACCGCCAGCGAGCAGCAGGTTCACTTAACACTGATGAGCAGCGAGCCGCCGAATACCGGCTGCGCGAGCGGTTGAAGTACTTGAGCACGATGGAGGTTTCGCATGAGAAAGCGGTGACGCTTCAGGGCAGAATCAATCGCCACTTCACCGAGTGGTTGATCTTTGTTGACGACCGGCGTGTTCCGCCAACGAACAATCTTGCCGAGCGTGCGTTGCGTCCCTTGGTCGTCCTTCGCAAGATCACCTTTGGTCATCGCAGTGAAGCGGGAGCGAATCGGATGGCGAAGTTAATGAGCGTTGCCGAAACGGCGCGACGACAAGGCCATCGTGCCAGTGACATCTATTTCGAATTGTTGACGCGGCCTCCCGACGCGGTCCTCACGCGGCTCTATGCGAAGCCGCATGCCTAA
- a CDS encoding BlaI/MecI/CopY family transcriptional regulator — translation MVKKRVSVTDAELDVLKVLWREESLTAKAIAASVYPDGAESEFATVHSFLQRLEKKGLVSRDRSSFVHQFSPACTHADVLGEELNSLVERLGTKSIAPLIMQLVDKKRLSKKEAAEILAILDKYPDPGRSLSDGLESASSSVQPDLIRLGADRSNVKLAMEVSCNMWDESRGERKSKGSRKSKGSGLFVLQIMCVTV, via the coding sequence ATGGTGAAGAAGAGGGTCTCCGTCACGGATGCTGAACTTGATGTGTTGAAGGTGCTTTGGCGAGAGGAATCGCTCACCGCCAAGGCCATTGCTGCGTCGGTGTACCCTGACGGTGCTGAGTCGGAGTTCGCAACGGTCCATTCGTTTCTGCAGCGACTAGAAAAAAAGGGATTGGTATCGCGAGACCGGAGTTCCTTTGTCCACCAGTTTTCACCTGCATGCACGCATGCGGATGTGCTGGGTGAAGAACTGAATTCTCTAGTGGAGCGGCTTGGTACCAAATCCATTGCACCGCTCATCATGCAATTGGTTGATAAGAAGCGGCTCAGCAAAAAGGAAGCTGCCGAGATTCTCGCGATACTGGATAAGTACCCTGATCCTGGGCGTTCACTTTCCGACGGTTTAGAGAGTGCTTCAAGTTCAGTTCAGCCTGATTTGATTCGATTGGGGGCTGACCGCTCGAACGTCAAACTCGCAATGGAAGTTTCTTGCAACATGTGGGACGAAAGTCGGGGCGAGAGGAAATCAAAGGGGTCAAGGAAATCAAAGGGGTCAGGCCTCTTTGTTTTGCAGATCATGTGCGTAACAGTTTAG